The genomic stretch TCAAAGGTAACGGAATACTTTTAAAAAGCTAAACAAGGTAAGTATTTATAGTTATAAACCAATGTCtttcaaaatgttaaatgtttattTGCAATTACCCTCACTGTGCATTTGAATTGTATTTGTAGCGCAAGTAGTTGATTAAGACAAAACTTTATACCATTCAAGTCCCTGCACTGTATAATAAGTTGTTCTGAAAATGGACTAAAGGGGCAACCACTActagttttacatacaaaaaaaaacgtgAAGAGGAGATTTCGAAAGCTGGTCACGAAGTTCCTTACTTTGGATAATAAATAATAATTCCAGATAACAACtacattaaaataaaagtaagtTAGTACCAAAAGGTTATAATCTTTTCCCTATGGTAAAAAGACTTCTTACAAAGGCCGGGTTATCATGCAAAACAAATTGGACAATATAGACTCACCCTAATATGTATTCAATACCATGTTGAAGTTTAAGAAATGCTCAGGAGCCAGTCGAATATTCtcgataaaaaaaacatatcacgACGATAGACTAGTGTAATTGATGTAATGCACgcttcatatttatttatatgcgATCCTTTATTGGCTTTGATTGATAATTGATTGTTTGTTGttgaacgtccagtggcaaatatgccATGTATGTTCAAGAACATTATTTGATATGAAGCTTTCTAGTTATGTTGCAGGTGTTTATTATTGTttgattcaaattttgaaatgtatttataaatttccAGTCAATAGAGTTGTGTGCTTGTGCTAAAAAACACGTAGCAATTTCTGTAGGCAAATTTGTTCTTAAACAGCTTTCTCTGCATCCTCTTttgattttattcattttctcaAATGTGTTCTATATCAAAACGTTTGGTATTGAGCGTACCTGACGAATGTCATTCAAGGAACAGGTGCTATGCCCATTGACATCATAGAAAATATTGTTTGggtatttttgtgtgtgtgtacacgtatattaaaaaataatggtttttttttattacatgcgTTTTACATTAATACACTTCACCatattttaaatgtcaaaatatacaATGATATTAAATTGGCTTTCCAGATGATTTATATCACCTGAGAAGATATGTATTATGCAATTTCATCAGATTAAGATATTATCCCCCACTGAttgtttgatatatatgtaaTTCAAAAATATCATAACATTTCAGGCATGTGAAAGTTACGAGATTACTTTTATCTATACACGTACATGTAGTAGACAATAACTGAAATGGGACAGACTTCGTCCATTCAGAGTCCTCGCATTGATGCTGTACCTGGTACCTCTAGAGGCAGAAAAGGTTTGTTTTGTTAACTTTTTCATCCGTGCATGCATTATCTTGTTCTTCATTAAATCTACATGAAAAAAGGGTGCAAGGAAAAAGAATATATTAACAAATTGATTATTAAAATTCACAAGGCGGACTTACAAACCGTGAATTTTTTTACGAAAATATGTAAAACAAGTAACAGGGTAAATTTGCAATGCATTCAACAGGACAAACCCGGAAGATGCATAAAGAGTCTTAATTAAGTTATAcctttttcaaacattttaacatatttttaagttatacctttttcaaacattttaacatatttttaagttattacagcaatttcttttctttgtttacaGCTTCGGTTCCAGAAACAACGGATGGTTTTAAAGCAATCATAGAAAATATTCGCCAACAACAACATGGAAGGAAGAAAGTGATTTCTGTCAACAGAGATGACGTCAAAAGTGTTATGTTTCCATATTTGAAATCACCGAACAGTGAGTTTTCTCCTCTTGATATCACATTTGAATGTGATGGTGTTTCGGAAAAGGCAGTTGACTTGGGAGGACCCAGCCGAGAATTATTTACACTATTATTTCAAGAATTTTTGCAATCGAACTTGGGACTTTTTGAAGGAAAAGGAGGATATGTGTTACCAGTGAACAATAAAAAGGCAATCGATGCTCACGTCTTTCGTGCGTTTGGCAAAGCTGTTGTGTTATCGCTCAGTACAGATCCTCATGGACCTGGATTTCCATATTTTCCATCGTTTATTGTGAGTTACCTCATTGGAAGAGAGTATATACATGAACTGAGCTCATTGTTCCTTGTCAACGAATTTCTTAAACAGTTTATAACAGATGTAAGCTTTTATATTTATACTTGATGTAtaagtttaatatttatatttgatgtCTTAAGTTTGATATTTAATTTGTGAGATATGATAAGTTTTTAATAAGCATATGTTACTTAAATAGAAATTTACGACACTTAAGGCCATTGTGAGCTGTTTCGCTAATCTAAGTAGCAGGCACTCTATAAAGTACACGTTCAAGGGAAATGACGATTTAAACAAATATGAATGTTATTTTGATTGTTATCAATGTTATCTGTCAAAATTTGGTGGAGTATTTGTGAGTACATATTTTAAGTAAACTATAAGGGGTGCATTTCAAAGATTCTTTTAAACCTTTGAGGAAATATTTTTGTCACCACTGAGGTCTTATTCCACAAGGAAGACATTATgttattatcaaaacatgaatttcacacatttttcttttacatGAGTAATATTTTACACCAAAAAAGCAGTTTAAAATGATGCATCAAAATGGAAGGAAAGTGAAATGACCTGTACCATTGTGAAATTTAGATCATAGCTTGCGTGTAATGACTTCTCATCTAAATATccatttttgataaataattttcaGATTACAAATGCAGCCACTCAGAATGACTTGGACGAAGTTATGGGTAATGACGACGAAAGATTTACAGATAACTGTGGATGGCCAGGAAATGAGAGGGTTACAGTGAGcatgtttttttccttttctttacaATTATCTCTTGCTTTATATGGggtattttacattttaacattgcTGAATGTTGCATGTTTGCAacacaataaagatttgtttccttcaaaatattgaataaacaatcACACTTAGCCATTTTGCAATCATTGACTCGTTTTGTTTCAATTATGTTTTATGTATATGTTTGAAGTAATTTTGTGTGTCTAGCATGTTAAACTTCGTGTGTACACCGGATATCCCGATCAAAATTCGCGGAAGTATATCCGAATCGCAAGGTGCAATTAGTGGTATGAATTAAATGTATATCAATTCCAACAGAGGATGAGGCTCCGTGGGAATCGCATAAGATTTAACATACCCACTGTGCTGTCTCATGTTATTGCTTTTCTAAATTAGGGTCCTTCCGCGGATTTCGGATCGGGATACCGGATGTGACGTGAACTAGTCTAATTGCATACTAATATTATCTTTTAGATGTCAAACAGATGGTCATTTGTGCAAACTTTACTACAATGGGATTTGGTTGACAAACGAAGAACTGCTCTTGAGGATATGAAAAAAGGATTAAATACTTTCAACTTTCTTGATGATACAAAGTCTCTCCCCGAATTTGAACGCATATTTCTTCTGAGAAATAAGCAAGAAACCACGGCGAATTTTATACAGAAGAAACTAATTCCAGAAGTTAAAAAATTACATACCGAAAACCAAGAAGAGGAAAAAGCACAACAGCAAACAGTTAAATGTCTTCAAATATTAGAAGGTGCGTAAAAATGCTTGTGTTTTTTGCCGTaaactattttcaaaatgaaatatcattaaaatacATATTTCGATGTTTCAATTTCCTTCAAAAATGTACTTGTTTGTGTATTTGTTATGTCGGTAATTATTTAGCAGATACATCAAATTTAAAGTTCAGAATTGAAACAAATAtttagaatcattttcataacagctaTAAAGGAGTAAAGGTGCACGAGAAGAAAATAAACGAAAGTTTAGGTATACAACATTTAAATCAACACGCAAGGTTTAGTCCTCTGCTAGTTATTCGTATTATTTGATtaaggcgtttagaacctttggcgATTCAACAGTTTAATGTCTATAACAAGTACGATATGGCAAGTGCGTGTTACAGACGAAAGTTCATCTAACCTGACATTGTCAATTGATAACCTGAGCGCGACAAGAAATGGTCTTGTTCGTGCTGTTGTGAAAATGATTATAAATGCTTGAGCATCagatgaaacaaaacaaaatgtaacacCAAAAACAGTGAAATACTCTCTATAATTTGTATAGATTTTAAATTCCCtgtatgaaattaaaataatttgttttattttcagacgAGGAGGCTGCATATCTGTTTCAGTTTATTACCGGACTTGACGATGTTCCGCCATACAACTTTTCCATCCAGGTGGCGTTTAATCGAAAGAATAAAAAAGCGACATTACCGGAAGCTATAACTTGTATTCAGAGACTTCTCATTCCTCTGGGTAACAAATCGAGATTAGACTTTTATAAATCATTTGACATTGCAATAAAAATGGGCAGACTTGGATTTTCAGATGATTCATAGCACTGTCGGACTAGTGAATATAATTCAGGAGATTATCTATTACACAGATAAATGTTTAAACATGATTTAACTTGAATAAATAACATGCTTTGTGATCACTTgaaaattttcatgaaatttttaattgatcTACTTatgtacagtggcggatccagaaattttcataagagggggcccactgactgacctaaaaagaggggggcgctccagtcacggatcagtgattccatatataagcaaccaatttttttccaaaaaaaggggggcggggcccctctaaatccgcctctgatgtaTTAAATTGCAAATGTTTAATTAATTACCAGTCAGGAATTAACATGTTCTTTAATTGAATTTCATAAAagctatatttgaaaatattgatagTATATGAATATTTACGGTCAAAGTATTCTATGGAGTTCATGTCAGCAAATTTATCTGTGTACCAGTGTCATAATATTCGCGTTTGTATTTTTCAAACTGCGCTTTGAAATCATTatgtgatatatttttatttttatttgttatgtttatgTTTGTGTATGCAATCTTACATTGACACAATGTATAGCGTAGGtaaaaatattgcaatacaaCTCCATATTGGACGACTGTGTTGTcttatgtttgtatattatatggGACATATTTATTCAGTTTTCATTCTCATTTCTTGTTCGGAAAAGtagaattacaaaatattttaatgcttATCATATACCATACTGGAATAGATTTAATGGAAATTTCTgaagtaaaaaatatttcaaacgtTTTATAGGAAAACCAGTTAAGTACATAGGCGGTACTAAAAAATATCAGTGGTATAGTCCTTATATGTAGTATGTGTTGCATACAGCATTATTGAGGAAAAAAACTGGAATTCAGCTCAGATGGTACTCCTATATATTCCCGTCAGTACCTTATagccatatcaaaatgtttattatttaaaagcatttaaacaaaaaaac from Mytilus edulis chromosome 7, xbMytEdul2.2, whole genome shotgun sequence encodes the following:
- the LOC139481430 gene encoding uncharacterized protein, yielding MGQTSSIQSPRIDAVPGTSRGRKASVPETTDGFKAIIENIRQQQHGRKKVISVNRDDVKSVMFPYLKSPNSEFSPLDITFECDGVSEKAVDLGGPSRELFTLLFQEFLQSNLGLFEGKGGYVLPVNNKKAIDAHVFRAFGKAVVLSLSTDPHGPGFPYFPSFIVSYLIGREYIHELSSLFLVNEFLKQFITDITNAATQNDLDEVMGNDDERFTDNCGWPGNERVTMSNRWSFVQTLLQWDLVDKRRTALEDMKKGLNTFNFLDDTKSLPEFERIFLLRNKQETTANFIQKKLIPEVKKLHTENQEEEKAQQQTVKCLQILEDEEAAYLFQFITGLDDVPPYNFSIQVAFNRKNKKATLPEAITCIQRLLIPLGNKSRLDFYKSFDIAIKMGRLGFSDDS